Proteins from a single region of Numenius arquata chromosome Z, bNumArq3.hap1.1, whole genome shotgun sequence:
- the LOC141477588 gene encoding phospholipase A2 inhibitor NAI-like, which produces MKFSLGLSIFLAFLDPGTSLQCEVCHSIGKSCSGPMKTCTGGEDTCGIILHEVMIGGMAIPSSIKSCLPSSICQLGPITMNYGKVKARSHLACCTGDDCRTISVSLPPEDTVPNGYQCPACYSVDSFQCGHEIVNCTGSETQCVDLAGLMNSGGLSLKAAMKGCTTISECSIVGDGKNNLGMMDIKLRRFQCTPASALTRLTSGFAPPNTLFLPVLSGFVLEKILF; this is translated from the exons ATGAAATTTTCCCTTGGCCTCAGCATCTTCCTGGCGTTCCTGGATCCAG GGACCTCCCTTCAGTGTGAGGTTTGTCACAGCATAGGAAAAAGCTGCTCTGGTCCCATGAAAACCTGTACTGGTGGTGAAGATACCTGCGGCATCATTCTGCATGAGGTCATGATAG GGGGGATGGCAATCCCTTCATCCATCAAGTCCTGCCTGCCGTCCAGCATTTGCCAGCTTGGCCCCATCACCATGAATTATGGGAAGGTAAAAGCAAGGAGCCACTTGGCTTGCTGCACCGGCGATGACTGTCGAACAATCTCTGTCTCGC tgcCACCAGAGGACACTGTGCCCAACGGGTACCAGTGTCCCGCCTGCTACAGTGTGGACTCCTTCCAGTGCGGTCACGAAATCGTAAACTGCACTGGATCCGAAACGCAGTGTGTTGACCTCGCTGGGTTAATGAATTCTG GTGGACTGTCTCTGAAAGCTGCCATGAAGGGTTGCACCACCATTTCTGAATGCAGTATTGTAGGAGATGGAAAAAACAATCTGGGGATGATGGACATAAAGTTAAGGCGGTTCCAATGCACACCAGCTTCTGCTTTGACCAGACTGACTTCTGGGTTTGCCCCTCCAAACACCCTTTTCCTCCCTGTCCTGTCAGGATTTGTCTTGGAGAAGATACTTTTCTGA